The window GACATGTTGGGGTGATTTTCAGTTTCATTCCTGTCTTGTCAGCTGGCATTAAAATAAAGCTGGAGCTTTAAgcacaaaatattttatttcatgtCAGTGTGGAATCAGCAACATTTGCTGGAGGTCCTGTCTTATTATAATTTATAGTTGCCTATCTCTTATCAGCTTGGAAGTAATCTTTGGTTAAAATGACTTCCACGTTGGGCTTCTTGTTCATGACACTTTTGTCAAAATTTCAGCAGGAATATCTGTTCATTTGATTTTTCAATTTCCTGGACTGTCTAAACTATGTTTCTTGAGGTGTAAAAGGTTACTAGCAATAATGCTTACCCTACCATTGCAGATAAAAGTGATGGAGGAGATGTGGAGGGAGGTTTGCAGGAAGAAGATTCTCTCATTCAGGATGAGATCTACAAGTCTCGTTTAGCCAGCATCAAACGTGTAACTGttctctcctttcttttctttttttttgaatatttgtcCACATGTCAGTTCTTTGTCCATGCTTCACACcacattttctttttaattaggaGGAAGATGTGATAATGCGTGAGAGGGACCGATATGAACTAGAGAAAGGAAGGTTAATTCGTGAAATGAAACGCATACGTGATGAAGATGGTTCTCGTTTTAacaattttcagattttgaacCACCGATATGCCCTCTTAAACCTTCTTGGAAAAGGAGGATttagtgaggtgtataaggtagGAATTTCAAAGTGACTGCTAGTCTTATTTCCAGTCAAAGGAACCAATAGAATGATCATTTACCAAATGGCAATGTAGACCTCTTTTATGTGTTAAAATGTTGAGACAAAATATCCTTCCATTCACTTCAAATTACAAAATTCTGGCAGGCTTTCGACTTGGTAGACCATAGATATGTTGCATGTAAGCTACATGGACTAAATGCTCAGTGGAGCGAAGAGAAGAAGCAAAGTTACATACGGCATGCAATCAGGGAGTACAACATCCATAAGACTTTGGTGCACCATCACATTGTGCGGCTTTGGGACATTTTTGAGATAGACCAAAACACATTTTGCACTATCTTGGAGTACTGTAGTGGTTTGTTACTCTCTTTACTGCATAATCAATATGGTACAGTTGCTATTGTTCTCAGTGCAATGAGGTATTTTAGGATTCCCCTCTCATATTGGTCATAAATATTCTTGTCTCTAGGAAAGGACCTTGATGCAGTTCTCAAAGCAACACCTGTGTTGCCAGAAAGAGAAGCAAGGATCATCATTGTGCAGATTTTTCAAGGCCTTGTCTACTTGAATAAAAAGTCACAGAAGATCATCCATTATGATTTGAAGCCAGGGAATGTTCTGTTTGATGAGTTTGGCATTGCTAAGTTCACTGATTTTGGCCTTAGCAAGATAGTGGAGGATGATGTTGGATCCCAGGGCATGGAGCTAACATCCCAGGGAGCTGGAACGTACTGGTgagttttaaatttttgaatGTCACAGTTAGCATTGTGTATTTACCGAGGTGCGTTAGTTCTGAACTTACTTTTGCTGTCATCTCTTGCCTCCGTAAAATATTAGTAAGGTCCACTATTTCTGTCAATTGTTTTTCCAGGTACCTTCCTCCTGAATGCTTTGAGCTAAGCAAGACGCCTCTTATATCCTCAAAGGTGAGAGTTCCTGCTTTGCTTTCACTTGCTGATAAAGTTAAATAGGTATTCACTGAAAGCCAGGAAAAAGGTTCCCAACATTTTCTTAGTTCTTACTTCTAAAGATCTTGGACTTAATGCAGCGTTTGCATCTTGATTGACGCATTTTATCCTAAAAGTCCAAGTGAACTGTTATTAGTTTATAAACTAAACTTGTacagttatttttttatttatgcaACTAGGTTGATGTCTGGTCGGCTGGTATTTTGTTGTACCAAATGCTGTTTGGTAAACGGCCCTTTGGGCACGACCAGTCACAAGAGAGAATACTGAGGGAGGACACCATTATTAAAGCAAGAAAGGTTGAATTCCCTACAAGACCAGCTGTCTCTAATGAGGCAAAGGTGAGTTTTTCCCTATCCTTATCTGACAAAGATCTGATTAACTGTCcctatttttttccttctttttgtgAGCATTATCTAGAGAAACTGGTGGCCCTCAAACTCAGGCAAGTGTTGTTGTTACCAATGTGTATTAGATATTTGTGTACCCGATTTTGATAAAATGAATCAACCGACCAATGGTTTGCCTTCTCTTCTAGGGTTATTTGATGCCCCGAGTGTGGTTAAAGTTTCAACACAGCTATATTATATTTTTAGCGATACAGAATAGGTATGGTTTCAATTCGAGCACATTTGCTGATGCTCAAATTGACTCCATGCTCTACCTCAATCCACATGGACTACTTTATATTGTCAGCATGAGAGTTGTCCAAACATACAAAGACCAAAGACTTCTAGTACATATCAAGATTTGAGATCAGGATTCGGAACCTATGTCTAGTATCCCATATGATTACTCTAGGCCATAACACTTGGTATACTAGCTGGTCGATGAACAAAATTCAATTAAGCAATGTACAAGATAAGTTACATTCCAACAGAAAACAGTATTTACTAGGACAAAAGGGAATTATGTTTTATTTCTTCCTGCCACTTATTCTTGGATAGTTGATTCTCTCTTTTCTATGGATTTTGAGCAGGAGTTCATTCGTCGTTGTTTAACATATAATCAAGCAGAGAGGCCAGATGTTTTAAGTATTGCTCAAGACCCTTACTTGACATACACAAAGAAATGATAGGAAGATGTTAATCACAACTACTTGGGCAGAGGGTCGTGCCTCTCGTCTATGAAAAACGCTGATCTTCTAATGTTGGGACGAGGAGTGGTGCTCTGGGAATTTTGTATAGTTGTAAAGCCATGTAATTTTTTGTCCCTCTACCTTCGACTAGAGGGCCTTTGCTTGAGCCCCCAAAAACATTTAATAGTGCATTTTATGATTTTATATTCGTCTAGACAGTATTGAAGTTTGTgggaaaaaatataaattttttattttaaaaaaaaggaagatgACTCCGTACTTAGTAATTGATGGTGACTAAAAACAACTTCTATAGAAAGGAGTCGTGAgaatttggaaaaaattatattaaccTTGAATGTCTCTTAAAACGTAATAACCAATTTGATAATAACGGTTAAATTTACTTTAAAATTAAGTGTTCAAGAAGAACCGTACAAGTAAAAGATAATGGAGTAGCACTTTAATGGGAATAGGGCAAAAAATGTCCCTCAactatagaaaataaaataaatttgtccTCCATTTGAATTGGGTCCAAATATTGTCCTTAGCTAGCGTTTGGATATCGATTTGGTTAAAACTTGAAAAAATGagtttttgaaagttgaaattgtgtttgaacgtgcattttatttgaaaataatttaatgttTTGTGAgtagaaaatttcaaaaactaCTTCAGAgttgtttttgggatttgaaaattttattttcaaaatctgcCAAACAGTGTTAAAATCGGTAAACAAACatgtttgaaaataaaatttgaaagaaaagctCCTAAATTCTATGGTCGGGACTCCTTCAATTGTGGAAAATAGAATGAATTTGCTCTTTTGTTTGAGAATTTTATCCTAAGTCTTATCGTTAGTGGATTGGCTTACAATTATCATCTAAAGCTAACGagatttacttattttttatcaacCCTTTTATTTTAGGGTCAAGGTTTAGGCTTCTATTCTATAATGATAAGAGGAAGAATGAAAAgaaacatgtaaaaaaaaaaaaaatcttcagaAAAACACATTAAAATTAGAGAAAATATCTTTGCAAATgacttatagaataatgttaaaAGTTCCTAAAAATATTTGCCTCAACTGAAGGATGCTTTTCAAAATTGAATTAATAAAAATTTGATTAAAAGATCAACAATGTATTAAGAAA is drawn from Nicotiana tabacum cultivar K326 chromosome 9, ASM71507v2, whole genome shotgun sequence and contains these coding sequences:
- the LOC107827159 gene encoding serine/threonine-protein kinase TOUSLED isoform X1, whose translation is MSDDMVIHFASNSSNQSDQSLPTKIAKLEARMVGKASTTTSTSQATSWSAPANFGLGPGPADNVAEPAVSSDSDDDDNGREFLIQANTQKRRKLEDDNSSTSFEHVETAADTVKKIVDNTDTSNVGSDVSRRKQSRVKGQTNSGRGRGSRISDQTKPQAVSVSNGQLENSYQKLQDGLPKEQIGHDRQTVFEEEITSLRAKVVALEEELKKSRQEASDYQHQCQQLEKELKDLKDYEQQIKPKRTKIISELLISVSKAERQEARMKVRQESLRLGNVGVIRAGTIISEAWEDGQALKDLNAQLRNLLETKEAIERQRKLLKKRQPDKSDGGDVEGGLQEEDSLIQDEIYKSRLASIKREEDVIMRERDRYELEKGRLIREMKRIRDEDGSRFNNFQILNHRYALLNLLGKGGFSEVYKAFDLVDHRYVACKLHGLNAQWSEEKKQSYIRHAIREYNIHKTLVHHHIVRLWDIFEIDQNTFCTILEYCSGKDLDAVLKATPVLPEREARIIIVQIFQGLVYLNKKSQKIIHYDLKPGNVLFDEFGIAKFTDFGLSKIVEDDVGSQGMELTSQGAGTYWYLPPECFELSKTPLISSKVDVWSAGILLYQMLFGKRPFGHDQSQERILREDTIIKARKVEFPTRPAVSNEAKEFIRRCLTYNQAERPDVLSIAQDPYLTYTKK
- the LOC107827159 gene encoding serine/threonine-protein kinase TOUSLED isoform X2 — translated: MSDDMVIHFASNSSNQSDQSLPTKIAKLEARMVGKASTTTSTSQATSWSAPANFGLGPGPADNVAEPAVSSDSDDDDNGREFLIQANTQKRRKLEDDNSSTSFEHVETAADTVKKIVDNTDTSNVGSDVSRRKQSRVKGQTNSGRGRGSRISDQTKPQAVSVSNGQLENSYQKDGLPKEQIGHDRQTVFEEEITSLRAKVVALEEELKKSRQEASDYQHQCQQLEKELKDLKDYEQQIKPKRTKIISELLISVSKAERQEARMKVRQESLRLGNVGVIRAGTIISEAWEDGQALKDLNAQLRNLLETKEAIERQRKLLKKRQPDKSDGGDVEGGLQEEDSLIQDEIYKSRLASIKREEDVIMRERDRYELEKGRLIREMKRIRDEDGSRFNNFQILNHRYALLNLLGKGGFSEVYKAFDLVDHRYVACKLHGLNAQWSEEKKQSYIRHAIREYNIHKTLVHHHIVRLWDIFEIDQNTFCTILEYCSGKDLDAVLKATPVLPEREARIIIVQIFQGLVYLNKKSQKIIHYDLKPGNVLFDEFGIAKFTDFGLSKIVEDDVGSQGMELTSQGAGTYWYLPPECFELSKTPLISSKVDVWSAGILLYQMLFGKRPFGHDQSQERILREDTIIKARKVEFPTRPAVSNEAKEFIRRCLTYNQAERPDVLSIAQDPYLTYTKK